The sequence GGTAAAGGTGTCCTTAAAGCCGTCTCGAACGTAAATGACCTTATCTTCCCCGAACTGGTTGGAATTTCGGTCTACGAGCAAAGCATGATTGATAAAATTATGCTCGAATTAGACGGTACGTCAAACAAGGGCCGTTTGGGTGCCAACGCCATTCTCGGCGTGTCTCTGGCCGTGGCAAAAGCAGCCGCTCAGGAAGCAGGTCTGCCCCTGTACCGGTACGTTGGCGGAGTTAATGCCAACACGTTGCCAGTGCCTATGATGAACATCCTCAATGGCGGCTCCCATGCCGATAACTCCATCGATTTCCAGGAGTTCATGGTTATGCCCGCCAATGCACCAAGCTTCTCGGAAGCCCTGCGCTGGGGTACAGAAATCTTCCACACGCTCAAAAAAGTGCTGAAAGGCATGGGACTGGCGACTAATGTGGGCGACGAAGGCGGATTCGCTCCGAACATCAAGTCGAATGAAGAGGCTATCCAGACGATTCTGCAAGCCATCGAGAAAGCAGGCTATCGCCCAGGCGAAGACGTTTGGATTGCTATGGATGCGGCTTCTTCCGAATTCTACAATGCAGCTGAAGGCGTCTATCATTTCAAAAAATCGACCGGCGACAAGCTGACTTCGTCCGAAATGGCGGGTTACTGGAAAGAATGGGTTAGCAAATACCCAATTCTGTCGATCGAAGATGGCATGGCCGAAGACGACTGGTCAGGCTGGAAAGCACATACCGATGCGCTGAAAGGCACTCCAACTCAACTTGTTGGCGATGACCTGTTCGTGACGAACGTAACACGCCTGCAGGAAGGTATCGATAAGGGTATAGCCAACGCCATTCTGGTGAAAGTAAACCAAATCGGTTCACTGACCGAAACAATCGATACGGTAAATCTGGCGAAACGCAATGCGTACAAAAACATCATGTCGCACCGTTCCGGCGAAACCGAAGACGCAACGATTGCGGACCTCGCCGTGGCGCTGAATACGGGCCAGATTAAAACGGGCTCAGCTTCACGTTCTGACCGGATGGCCAAGTACAATCAACTGCTTCGTATTGAAGAGGAATTGGGCGAAACTGCGTACTTCCCAGGACTTAAATTTTAGCAGGGAGCAAGGGGCACGGAGCCGGGAGGTTACTGACAACCCGGCTCTGCGCCCCGCACCCCTTGCTCCTACCCTATGCTAAACCGTCTCCTCCATTATCTGCGCAATTTTTATGTTGCTTCTGGCTTAAGCCTGCTGGCATGGATGACGTTTTTTGATGCGAATGACCTTCCGATGCAAATCCGGAACTGGTGGAAATTGCGCGAACTGGAAGGAGAAGCGACCTTCTACCAGACCCAAATCCAGAAAGTCCAAACCGAACGTCGCGAAGTGCTGGGCAATGACCGGCTTCGGGAAAAGTATGCACGGGAAAAATACCTGATGAAAAAGCCTACCGAAGATATTTTCGTCATCGTTGACGAGAAAAATGAACCGATTGAAAAATAATGCTGAAAGCGACATGATGTTTCTGTAGCGTTCAGCATTCATCCTTTATGATAAACGTTCTCTTCGTTTGTTATGGTAACATTTGCCGGTCGCCAGTGGCAGAGGGCGTATTCCGGACGTTAGTCGAAGAACAGGAATTAAGCAAACTTATTCAATGTGATTCGGCTGGCACGGCGTCTTTTCACATTGGTCAGCTATCTGATCGTCGAACACGGGAAAACGCCCTCGAACATGGTCTGACACTCACCCACCGCGCCCGGCGCATCACTGGCGACGATCTGGCCCTGTTCAATTATTTCGTGGCGATGGATGAGACTAATCTGGAAGCCATTGAAAAGCTAAACTACCGTAGTACAGGACTGTATTCCAACGACACTATTTTTCTGCTACGTGAATTTGACCCCGACGTCAACGACGAACCGAATGTTCCAGACCCCTACTACGAAGGACCCGAAGTTTTCGAAGAAGTCTATCAAATCACGTTACGCTGCTGCCGCCAACTGCTTACGTACTTAATTCAACAGCATAATCTTAGTGAACGAAAGGGTGAATTAGCGAATGAGTGAACGATAAAGCGTCCACTTTTTACTAGTTCACCCTTTCGCTCAATCACTCATTGAACTTATGAACAAAAAAGTCATTCTCATCATCCTCGACGGTTGGGGTATCCCGCTCAAACCCGACGTATCGGCCATTGAATCGGCCAGTACGCCTTTCATGAACTCGCTGTATCCGAAGTACCCTAACAGTACACTGGAAGCATCAGGACTGGCGGTTGGTTTGCCAGCCGGGCAGATGGGCAATTCGGAAGTAGGTCACATGAATCTGGGCGCTGGCCGAATCGTTTATCAGGATCTCGTTAAGGTTAATAAAGCCGTTGATGAGCATACCCTTGATCATGAGCCTGTACTGGTTGATGCACTGACCTATGCCAAAACACAGGGCAAGAAAGTCCATTTTATCGGATTGGTCTCAGACGGTGGTGTTCATGCACACATCGACCATGTAAAAGGTCTTCTTTCCATCGCTCAAGCCCATGGCTTGACGGATGTATTCGTCCATGCTTTTACGGATGGGCGCGATACAGATCCTAAAGGTGGAGTTGGCTATCTGACCGATTTGCAGGCGCATATGGCGATCTCAACGGGAAAAATCGCGAGCGTAATTGGCCGCTATTATGCCATGGATCGCGATAATCGCTGGGAACGCGTTAAAGTTGCCTATGATGCTATGGTTCATGGAACGGGACTTCTCACCAACGAAGCCATCAGTGCGTTACAGGCTTCCTACGACGCTGGCGTTACAGACGAATTCGTGAAACCGATCATTGTCGCTAAAGCCGATGGATCTCCGGTGGCCCTTATTGAAGAGGGCGACGTGGTATTGTGCTTCAACTTCCGCACCGACCGTGGCCGCGAAATCACTCAAGCCCTTACCCAAAAAGACTTCCCCGAACAGGGCATGAAGAAATTGGCACTGGATTATATCACCATGACCAATTACGACAGCGAATTTGTGGGCGTAAAAGTTATTTTTGATAAAGACAATCTGGAAAAAACACTGGGTGAAGTGATCGCCGAGGCAGGCCGAAAACAGATTCGAATTGCCGAGACGGAAAAATATCCGCACGTAACGTTCTTCTTTTCGGGTGGTCGCGAGGAGCCTTTTGCTGGCGAAAAGCGTCTACTCTGTCCATCCCCTAAAGAGATGGTTATCTACGACGAACAAGGCGTACCGACCACAATACCGGTAAAAACCTACGATCAGAAGCCCGAAATGGCTGCTTTCGACATCCGCGATGCCATCATTCCGGAGTTGATGAGCGAGGAGCCCGACTTTATTTGTCTCAACTTTGCCAATACGGATATGGTTGGTCATACGGGCGTTTTTGAGGCTGTAGTCAAGGCTGCTGAAACGGCCGATGCCTGCGCCAAAGCTGTTACAGAAGCTGCGCTGGAACATGGCTATGCAACGATCATCATCGCCGACCACGGTAATGCGGAGTACATGCGTAACGACGACGGTACGCCTAACACAGCGCATACGACCAATCTGGTGCCCTGCATCCTGGTTGATAAAGACTATCATCTAGCACTAAACAATGGCAAACTCGCTGATATCGCCCCAACCATCCTGCAACTCATGGGTATTCCCCAACCGCCAGAAATGACGGGAGTGAGTTTGATCAAGGAGTAATCTTCAATTCGCAAAAAGCCCTGCCAGGAATCCTGGCAGGGCTTTTTTATACTTTTTTCGTTTCTACTACATCTCCAGCAGAAGACGGGCGGGATCTTCCAGAATCTGCTTCACACGGACAAGGAAGCTAACCGATTCTTTCCCATCAATGATGCGGTGATCGTACGATAAAGCGACATACATGATTGGCCGAATCACGATTTCACCATTCACGACAACTGGCCGCTCAACGATATTATGCATACCCAGAATAGCTGACTGGGGTGCGTTAATAATTGGCGTCGAAAGCATTGAACCAAATGTGCCGCCGTTGGTGATAGTGAACGTACCGCCGGTCATCTGCTCAATGGTCAGCTTATTGTCACGGGCCAGCCCGGCGAGCCTGCCGATCTCTTTTTCGATTTGCGCAAAGCTTAACTTTTCAGCATTCCGGATAACGGGTACAACAAGCCCGCGCTCCGTCGAAACAGCGATAGAAACATCACAGAAATCGTTATAAATGATGCTATCTCCGTCGATCTGAGCATTTACGGCCGGGAATTCCTTCAGAGCGGCACAAATAGCCTTCGTAAAGAAGGACATGAAGCCAAGCCCTACGCCATGTTTCTCTTTGAATTTGTCTTTGTATTTGTTCCGCAGATCCATGATCGGCTTCATATCCACCTCATTGAAGGTAGTCAGCATAGCCGTTTCATTCTTAACAGCAACCAATCGGCGGGCAATTGTCCGGCGCAGGGAGGTCATTTTCTCCCGGCGCTGACCACGTTCGCCAGCGACAACCGGTGCTGGTGCTGCGGGTTTAGCCACGGCAGGTTGGGCCGGAGGTGCAGGTTGTGCAGCAGGTGCTGCGGGTTGTACCGGAGCAGGCGACGCTTTCAGCGCATCTTCTTTGGTTACACGTCCACCAACACCGGTTCCCTGCACTTGTTGCGCACTGACACCTTTTTCATCCAGAATTTTAGCGGCAGCCGGTGAAGGGTAATGAGCGGCATAACCATTCTGACCATTACTGACGGCTTCAGCAGGTGCTGCAGGCTGAGCGGCAGGCGCGGGTTGAGCAGGTTGTGGTGTGGCTACTGGCTGGGCAGTTGCGGCACCCGTTTCAATCTTCGCAATCAATGCGCCAATGGGCAACGTTTCGCCTGCCTGGGCTACGATCCGGAGCGTTCCGGCCGCTTCGGCAGGGAGTTCAAACGTGGCTTTGTCAGATTCGAGTTCGCACAAAACTTCGTCGAGAGCAACCTGATCGCCGTCTTTTTTACTCCACGAGGCAATAGTCACTTCCGTAACTGATTCACCAACAGCAGGGACTTTCATTTCCACAACGCTACCACCCGTGGCTGCTGCGACTGGTGCCGCTGCAGGTTCGGCAACTGGTTGTGAAACCGGAGTCGATTCGGCAACAGGAGCCGCCTGTTCTGCAGGTTTAGGCACTTCAGCCTTGGCTGGCTCAGGTGTCGGGGCCGCACTTGGTGCGCTACCGCCGTTATCAATTGTGCAAATGCTGGCGCCGATCGGCAACACATCGCCCTCCTGTGCCAGAATGTGAAGGATTCCGTCGGCTTCGGCCGTTAATTCAAACGTCGCTTTATCGGAGTCGAGTCCACAGAGAACGTCGTCCATTTTTACATGATCACCTTCTTTCTTATACCAGGTGCCAACAGTAACTTCGGTAATGGATTCCCCCACTGGAGGAATTTTCATATCAACGGCCATTTTTCTATAGTTTGTGGTTCTTGGTTTGTGGTTTATCGTTCTATTAAAACGATAAACCACAAATGGCAAAACTCCTTGTTATTCAAACGCTCTGCGAACGATGTCTGCTTGTTCCTGGGTATGTATTTTGGGGTAACCCGTTGCTGGCGAAGCCGCAGCCTTCCGTGAGATAATCGGCAGACCCATGCCGACACGCAACAGGTAAGACCAGTATCCCATGTTTTCTGGTTCTTCCTGTACCCAGAATAGCTCCGCTTTTTTGTACTGACTCAGTACAGCATCCAACTGTTTTTTAGGCAATGGAGCCAGCTGTTCCAGCCGAACGATAGCTACATCATCACGCTGATCAGCCTGCTGCTTGTCCAACAGGTCATAATACACTTTCCCCGTGCAAAGTAAGACGCGTTTCACCTTTTTAGCCTGTGCATAACTATCGCCAAGAACTTCCTGGAAGCTACCTTGCGTCAGTTCATCCACAGGCGAAATGCATTTGGGATGACGTAGCAACGACTTAGGCGACATAACCACAAGTGGTTTACGGAATGCCCATGCCAGTTGCCGACGCATCAGGTGGAAGAAGTTGGCTGGCGTCGTGATGTTGGCCACGACCATATTGTGTTCGGCATAGAGCTGTAAATAGCGTTCTGGACGGGCATTCGAGTGCTCAGGTCCCTGACCCTCGTACCCATGCGGCAGCAGGAGCGCCAAACCGTTCTGGATACCCCACTTCGATTCGGCAGCCGCGATAAACTGGTCGATGATCAACTGGGCACCATTCGAGAAATCACCAAATTGTGCCTCCCAAATGACCAATGCGTGGGGGTTCGCCATGGCATAACCATATTCAAATCCCAACACACCGTATTCCGACAGCAGCGAGTTGTAAACCTGAAACTTCTGCTGGCCTTCCTGAATGAAATCGAGCGACGAATACGATTGATTCGTTTCAGCATCATGCAGCACGGAATGGCGGTGCGAGAATGTACCACGCTGCACATCCTGACCACTCAACCGAACGGGCTTTCCTTCGAGCAGCAGTGAACCATAGGCCAGCAATTCAGCCGTTCCCCAGTTCACCATTTTCGTATCGTTGAGCATGGTCTGCCGATCTTTCAGCAATTTGTCAATTTGCTTCAACGGCTTAAATCCTTCCGGAATTTTCACCAGAGCTTTACCGACCAATTCCAGCGTTTCGGGCGAAATTTTCGTTTCGGGCGACTTATCAAAATCACTCGGCTCACTAAACCGAAGCTCAGCCCAGTCAAGGTCAAGGCGCAGTGGTTTATAGGGAATTTCGGCCTTCTGTTTCACCCGATCAAGGCGATCCTGCAATTGCTTTTTAAACTCCGTATCCATGCGCGTTGCCAGTTCGGCGTCTACATCGCCCCGCTGAATAAGCAGGTCTTTGTAGAGCTCACGCGGGTTGGCGTGCTTATCGATGATGTTATACATCGTTGGCTGGGTAAACTTCGGCTCATCGGCTTCATTATGACCGTAGCGACGATAGCAGACCATATCGATGAAGACATCACGATTGAACTTCTCACGAAACTCAACCGCCAGTTTAGCGCAGAAAATTACCGCTTCGGGATCATCGCCATTTACGTGAAAAATCGGCGCATCGATAATTTTAGCCACATCGGAGCAGTAAATCGACGACCGGGCATCTTCAAAGTCAGTCGTAAACCCAATCTGGTTGTTAATCACAAAATGGACTGTACCGCCGGTTTTGTAACCCGCCAGCTTAGCCATTTGTGTCACTTCATAGACAATACCCTGCCCGGCCACGGCAGCATCACCATGGATCAGGATGGGCATTATTTTGGTAAAGTCGCCTTTGTATTCTTCATCGGCCTGTGCCCGCACAAACCCTTCAACTACCGGATTGACGGCTTCCAGGTGCGACGGGTTCGGAGCCAGTTTGACACTGATCTGCTTTCCCGATTTGGTTTCAATCAGGCTGGAATAGCCAAGATGGTATTTAACGTCACCATCACCATGTACCTGATCGGGCACATTTCCTTCGAACCCATCAAATATTGATTCGTATGATTTGCCCAGAATATTCGCCAATACGTTCAGGCGCCCCCGGTGGGCCATACCGATCATCACTTCCTCAACGCCCATGTCGGCCGCCTGATTGATAATTGTATCCAGCGCCGGAATAGTTACCTCACCACCTTCGAGCGAAAACCGCTTCTGACCCAAATATTTTGTGGCCAGGAAGTTTTCAAAAACGGTAGCTTCATTCAGTTTTTCGAGAATGCGTTTTTTCTCATCGAGAGAAGGCATAAACACGAGTGCTTCCTTCTCAATTTTGTTCCGGAGCCAGTTCTTGACATCCAGTTCGCGGATGTACATATACTCGAAACCGATCTCACCAGCGTAAATCTTCCGAAGCGAATCCATAATGACCCGTAACGTAGCGGGTCCGATTCCGAGTAATTTACCCGATTCAAATACGGTGTCCAGATCCGCGTCAGACAGCGCATAATCGGGAAGATCGACCCGAGGCTGGCGGTCTTTACGGGCTTTCAGCGGGTTCGTCTTGGCCAGCAAATGGCCACGAGACCGATACGCTTTAATTAAACTAGCGACCGAAACTTCTTTTTCGGCGTGGCTGGCGTCAACCGGCTTTGCCGAAACATCAGCCTGATGGGCGGTTTGCCCGTTTCCATTGGCTGAAGCGCCATTGGTTTTACCATTGGACCCATTGGCGTTTTCGCCATAGGTCAATGAGAATTCAAATCCTTTGAAAAATTGCTGCCAGCTTTCGTCAACTGCCTGGGGGTCTTGCTTGTAAGACTGATAGAGTTGATCTACGTAAGCCGCGTCGGAATTGGCGATATATGAGTACTGATCCATGACGGGGGCGCGTCGTTGTTTTGACCCGCAAAGGTAACGTATCGGCCAAACAGTTGGCCCTAAAATTTTTGGTTTTTATTCTATGTCTTTGCTAGTAACGACACCCTTCGTTTTATAACAGTATTCATGAGGGTTTAGTTGATCAATGCCTTCTTAATCTAATGGCTACATAGAAAAGGCTTAGTCACTATTTTTGCGCTCCTGACATAGTTCGATTAATACGCCATTGGTTCCTTTCGGATGTAAAAAACAGACAAGCTTATTGTCGGCTCCCGTTTTGGGTGTTTCGCTCAGCAACGTAAAGCCTTCGCCTTTTAGCCGATCCATTTCTGCATAGATATCATCTACTTCAAAGGCAATATGATGGATGCCTTCCCCTTTCTTTTCCAGAAATCCGGCAATCGGACTTGTCGGAGTTAAGGCTTCCAGTAGCTCAATTTTGGTTTGATTGATTCGGAAGAAAGACGTTGCGACTCCTTCCGTTTCCACTATTTCGGATTTATAGGGCTCTATGCCTAGAAGCTTTGTAAATAAATCATTGGACGCGGCAATGTCGCGGACAGCAATACCGATGTGTTCGACGTTGGTGAGCATATTTTTATCTGGACTGACGCCCAATTAGTTGGTAAGTTGAGCGACTACGCTGGGTAAACAGAACTTTTCCGATTGGCAGAAAGTTAATAGATCAGCATTAATTCGCGTCAAAATCGATTCTATTACGACTATGGTTACTGTTTCAGAAATCGCTAAAAATAAGATTGTTGAACTACGCCAGAAAGATGGCCTTGCCGACGAATACTCCATTCGGGTGGCTGTGCAGGGCGGAGGTTGTTCGGGTCTGATGTATGATCTACAATTTGATGCAACACAGCAGCCAACCGACCATGTCGTTGAAGATAAAGGCATTAAGATTCTGGTAGACCGTAAAAGTCTGTTGTATCTGGCCGGCACTGAGCTTGATTTTTCGGACGGTTTGAATGGCAAAGGATTTCAGTTTAAAAATCCGAACGCCAGTCGCACCTGCGGTTGTGGCGAAAGTTTTGCCGTATAACATTCCGATACTACTTTTGAAAAACACCGTCCGTATGATGACGGTGTTTTTTTATGACCCCACTTTTTCCTTACCATGTCACTTCAAGCCAAGCCCGTCAGTCATTCACGCACAACCCTGACTGAGTTAATGATTCCAGCTTATGCCAACTTTGGCGGTAAGATTCACGGTGGCACCTTGCTATCGCTGATGGATAAAGTTGCCTACGCCTGTTCAGCAAAGCATGCCGGACAGTATTGCGTAACGGTCTCTGTGGATGGCGTCAACTTTCGCCAGCCGGTTGAAGTTGGTGAGCTGGTTTCACTTATGGCATCGGTTAATTATGTTGGTCGGACTTCGCTGGTCGTTGGCATAAAAGTTATCGCTGAAAACGTAAAAGTCGGCACGGTAAAACATACGAATACCAGCTATTTTACGATGGTCGCCAAAGACGATCTCGACCGCCCAACGGAAGTACCCCCTCTCCTGCTCGAAACACCCGACGATGTTCGACGTTTTCTGGAAGCGATGAAGCGGAAAGAACTCCGTGCGGCTTACAGCGAACACTTCGATAATGCCCGCCTTCGGATGTTACATAACGAAAATATTGATCAGCTAACCGGCGAGCGTTGTCAGCTCACCGATGAGCTGAAAAAAAATCTGTAGAACCGGCAGGCGTTGACCCTACAATTCGGCACGAACAATTTTTGCTCCAGCCACCATGTTGGCTAATTTTTGTTTTGCTGCCCATCGGGCTGTCTGGCTAAGACCACAATCGGGCGCAACGGCCAGTTTTTCGGCAGGAACGTAGGGTAAACATTTCCGAATACGCTCAGCGACATCGTCTGGAGTTTCGATGTAATAACTTTTTACATCAATCACTCCGACGGCAACATCGAATTTCTCGGCAAATCGTTCTAACAGATTAACTTCGGCAAAATTCAGGATGGTCATCTCGGAGTGAAGCTCGTCTACGGTCATATCCAGAAAATCGGGGAGCATGGGGGCAATCGTTTTCTTACCAACCGACCGGCCTTTGTAATTTCCGAAACAGAGGTGCATGGAAAGCCGGGTTTTGCCAACCCCCGGCGCAACTGTCCGATTGAAAATATCGACAAACCGTTTTGTATCCTCACGGTAGGCATAGCAGGACATTGACGGTTCATCGACGCAGATCTCCGGAACGCCAAGGGCAACCAAATCGGCAATCTCCTTATTGACGAGTGGCAATAAGGCTTCAGTCACCTCCCAGCGATCTTTGTATAAACCTCCGGGTAGCAACCGTCCGCTGAGTGTATAAGGGCCGGGGATCGAAACTTTTAGACCCTGACCATCAGGAGCCAATCGTTTCAATCGCAGGTATTCATCTACTACGCCAAGGCCTTTAGGAGCCGTAAGTGGCTCAACAATGTTGTGTTTACCCCGCTGATCGTGAGCAGGAGGCCCAAATCGCCGTAGTTCGGTATCGTTATTCTGAATCCCATTGATGTATCCATAGAACGACAGATTAAAATCAAACCGGGTTTGTTCGCCATCGGTTATAACGTCTAAACCGGCCGCGACCTGATCGTGAACAGACGCTACTACGGCGTCTTCAATCATTTCGTTGATGTCGGCAGGGCCAAACTGAGCTAGATTCTGGCTCGAAAATTCGAGCCAGCCCGGAAACGGCATCGATCCGACAACCGTAGTTTTAACAGGAACTGACTGCATTTTTCAATGAATAATGTGTACTATAAACCTTGTTGTAAGTTCGCAACAATTTTTACATTTCACATTATTCATTTTATTTTCTGCTAGAATGGCTTTTTACCGATTACTTTTTTGAAGACCTCTTTCAGCAACACCGGTAAGGTAAAATTGTGACTAACGGCATAACGAAAGCTACCCGTATTGATGGTTTCGATTGGCTTTCCATTCTCGCTGTGCTGTACTACTTTTCCGGTAGCAATATTAATGACATGGCGCAGATTCAGATTATTGGCAAACATGTCTGAAAAACGGGGCGAGTAATACATGCACCCTTCAAAATAATAATGCGTAACCTGCGACCAGCGTGTCACATTACCCCCTTTAATTGGCATACCACCATGCACCAGATTTGACGACCAAATCAATACATCGCCTTTTTCCATATGAATTTCCTGACGCTGATATCCTTTAGCTTCCATGAATTCCTCCATAAAATCTTCGTAATGCGGATATTCAGCGTAGTTCTCTTCTGCTTCTATACCGATATCAAAATAATTGAACTCCTCCTGCCGCTGCGAACGTGGATAGTAAAATAAGGGGCCGTTATTGGCATTTGTTGCTTCTAACGCTACCCATACGCCACACATGAACCGGGCGGGTGTACTGCTAAAGTGAATGGTATCGGAGTGGGCCCGCTGTTGTGTGCCGAATTTAAAATTAAGCGTCTGAAATGGTATTGGTTCACGCTCATAAAGCAGCCGTAGTACGTCAAAAATCTGTGGTACGCTCGCGATCTCGCGTACAGTTGAATATTTTTTCCAAAGATCCTGATGACGGGAAGGCTGTTCGCCAACCTTGGCTGGATATTCGTTCTGGATCTGCTGTAGAGTTCGATCAATCAATTCGTGACTTACCTGTTGGCGCAACAACAAAAATCCTTCGCGATTATAATGCGTAACCATTTCATGTTGCTCGGGTGTCAGCTCTTTTTTTTGTAATAAATCGTTAAAAAAAGGAGATTCGACCCATGGCAAATTCATTTTCTCAGCTAAGGAGACGTTCTTCATGATTTTTTCTTTTTCAGGATTATTGAATAGCAAAATAATTTTCAAAAGAGGCCAAGTAAATCAAATGACAACATCAAATAAACCTGCTGCCTATCAATAAATTACAGAAGCGATTTTTTGTGTTAGTGCCTTTTACTTAAATGCGATTAAAGGTATAAATTCTCCAATTAATTATGATGTACCAGCCCAAAATATGATACTATATGGGGGTAAAAAATGACGTGTTTTTTGTTAACGGTAGACCCTATACTCCCACCAAAGCATATCCTCTACTCGGTCGAACAATCTGAATTTATTTTTTTCCAGCACTTTCTGGGAGGCTACATTTTCAGCTTCAGTATCCGCTATTACTCGACCAACGCCCGGTTGTTTTGTTGCCCATGTCAATAAACCACCAACCATTTCACTCATATAGCCATTCCGACGGAAGGCAGGGTAGGTACCATAACCGATCTCAATAGTCTCATTTTCATCGGGTTCCCCTTTAAATTTTGCCTCCGCAACAAACTGTTGTTTCTGGCGATCGATAGCCAGCCACATAGTATGGTAAAGTGGATCATTGGCCGGATCCTGCACGCGTGGAATGGCAAAGTAAGTGATGATGCTCAACACGGGCTC comes from Spirosoma aureum and encodes:
- the odhB gene encoding 2-oxoglutarate dehydrogenase complex dihydrolipoyllysine-residue succinyltransferase, encoding MAVDMKIPPVGESITEVTVGTWYKKEGDHVKMDDVLCGLDSDKATFELTAEADGILHILAQEGDVLPIGASICTIDNGGSAPSAAPTPEPAKAEVPKPAEQAAPVAESTPVSQPVAEPAAAPVAAATGGSVVEMKVPAVGESVTEVTIASWSKKDGDQVALDEVLCELESDKATFELPAEAAGTLRIVAQAGETLPIGALIAKIETGAATAQPVATPQPAQPAPAAQPAAPAEAVSNGQNGYAAHYPSPAAAKILDEKGVSAQQVQGTGVGGRVTKEDALKASPAPVQPAAPAAQPAPPAQPAVAKPAAPAPVVAGERGQRREKMTSLRRTIARRLVAVKNETAMLTTFNEVDMKPIMDLRNKYKDKFKEKHGVGLGFMSFFTKAICAALKEFPAVNAQIDGDSIIYNDFCDVSIAVSTERGLVVPVIRNAEKLSFAQIEKEIGRLAGLARDNKLTIEQMTGGTFTITNGGTFGSMLSTPIINAPQSAILGMHNIVERPVVVNGEIVIRPIMYVALSYDHRIIDGKESVSFLVRVKQILEDPARLLLEM
- a CDS encoding septum formation initiator family protein codes for the protein MLNRLLHYLRNFYVASGLSLLAWMTFFDANDLPMQIRNWWKLRELEGEATFYQTQIQKVQTERREVLGNDRLREKYAREKYLMKKPTEDIFVIVDEKNEPIEK
- the mce gene encoding methylmalonyl-CoA epimerase; its protein translation is MLTNVEHIGIAVRDIAASNDLFTKLLGIEPYKSEIVETEGVATSFFRINQTKIELLEALTPTSPIAGFLEKKGEGIHHIAFEVDDIYAEMDRLKGEGFTLLSETPKTGADNKLVCFLHPKGTNGVLIELCQERKNSD
- a CDS encoding low molecular weight protein-tyrosine-phosphatase codes for the protein MINVLFVCYGNICRSPVAEGVFRTLVEEQELSKLIQCDSAGTASFHIGQLSDRRTRENALEHGLTLTHRARRITGDDLALFNYFVAMDETNLEAIEKLNYRSTGLYSNDTIFLLREFDPDVNDEPNVPDPYYEGPEVFEEVYQITLRCCRQLLTYLIQQHNLSERKGELANE
- a CDS encoding 2-oxoglutarate dehydrogenase E1 component gives rise to the protein MDQYSYIANSDAAYVDQLYQSYKQDPQAVDESWQQFFKGFEFSLTYGENANGSNGKTNGASANGNGQTAHQADVSAKPVDASHAEKEVSVASLIKAYRSRGHLLAKTNPLKARKDRQPRVDLPDYALSDADLDTVFESGKLLGIGPATLRVIMDSLRKIYAGEIGFEYMYIRELDVKNWLRNKIEKEALVFMPSLDEKKRILEKLNEATVFENFLATKYLGQKRFSLEGGEVTIPALDTIINQAADMGVEEVMIGMAHRGRLNVLANILGKSYESIFDGFEGNVPDQVHGDGDVKYHLGYSSLIETKSGKQISVKLAPNPSHLEAVNPVVEGFVRAQADEEYKGDFTKIMPILIHGDAAVAGQGIVYEVTQMAKLAGYKTGGTVHFVINNQIGFTTDFEDARSSIYCSDVAKIIDAPIFHVNGDDPEAVIFCAKLAVEFREKFNRDVFIDMVCYRRYGHNEADEPKFTQPTMYNIIDKHANPRELYKDLLIQRGDVDAELATRMDTEFKKQLQDRLDRVKQKAEIPYKPLRLDLDWAELRFSEPSDFDKSPETKISPETLELVGKALVKIPEGFKPLKQIDKLLKDRQTMLNDTKMVNWGTAELLAYGSLLLEGKPVRLSGQDVQRGTFSHRHSVLHDAETNQSYSSLDFIQEGQQKFQVYNSLLSEYGVLGFEYGYAMANPHALVIWEAQFGDFSNGAQLIIDQFIAAAESKWGIQNGLALLLPHGYEGQGPEHSNARPERYLQLYAEHNMVVANITTPANFFHLMRRQLAWAFRKPLVVMSPKSLLRHPKCISPVDELTQGSFQEVLGDSYAQAKKVKRVLLCTGKVYYDLLDKQQADQRDDVAIVRLEQLAPLPKKQLDAVLSQYKKAELFWVQEEPENMGYWSYLLRVGMGLPIISRKAAASPATGYPKIHTQEQADIVRRAFE
- the gpmI gene encoding 2,3-bisphosphoglycerate-independent phosphoglycerate mutase, whose product is MNKKVILIILDGWGIPLKPDVSAIESASTPFMNSLYPKYPNSTLEASGLAVGLPAGQMGNSEVGHMNLGAGRIVYQDLVKVNKAVDEHTLDHEPVLVDALTYAKTQGKKVHFIGLVSDGGVHAHIDHVKGLLSIAQAHGLTDVFVHAFTDGRDTDPKGGVGYLTDLQAHMAISTGKIASVIGRYYAMDRDNRWERVKVAYDAMVHGTGLLTNEAISALQASYDAGVTDEFVKPIIVAKADGSPVALIEEGDVVLCFNFRTDRGREITQALTQKDFPEQGMKKLALDYITMTNYDSEFVGVKVIFDKDNLEKTLGEVIAEAGRKQIRIAETEKYPHVTFFFSGGREEPFAGEKRLLCPSPKEMVIYDEQGVPTTIPVKTYDQKPEMAAFDIRDAIIPELMSEEPDFICLNFANTDMVGHTGVFEAVVKAAETADACAKAVTEAALEHGYATIIIADHGNAEYMRNDDGTPNTAHTTNLVPCILVDKDYHLALNNGKLADIAPTILQLMGIPQPPEMTGVSLIKE
- the eno gene encoding phosphopyruvate hydratase → MSTIQSIHARQILDSRGNPTVEVDVRTENGYLGRAAVPSGASTGSHEAVELRDDDPKIYVGKGVLKAVSNVNDLIFPELVGISVYEQSMIDKIMLELDGTSNKGRLGANAILGVSLAVAKAAAQEAGLPLYRYVGGVNANTLPVPMMNILNGGSHADNSIDFQEFMVMPANAPSFSEALRWGTEIFHTLKKVLKGMGLATNVGDEGGFAPNIKSNEEAIQTILQAIEKAGYRPGEDVWIAMDAASSEFYNAAEGVYHFKKSTGDKLTSSEMAGYWKEWVSKYPILSIEDGMAEDDWSGWKAHTDALKGTPTQLVGDDLFVTNVTRLQEGIDKGIANAILVKVNQIGSLTETIDTVNLAKRNAYKNIMSHRSGETEDATIADLAVALNTGQIKTGSASRSDRMAKYNQLLRIEEELGETAYFPGLKF